Proteins encoded together in one Planctomyces sp. SH-PL14 window:
- the recR gene encoding recombination mediator RecR, with protein sequence MPVKTFPPEQHPFGPAVGRLINEFAALPGIGRKSAERLANYIISATTPEAMRLAEAIREVKQSIRRCTICFNLTDQELCTVCADSRRDRTLVCVVEQPRDVTILENTGVFQGTYHVLGGRLSPLEGIGPSDLTIEALQQRVRRDGVREIIMATNPTLEGDGTALFISNLLEESGVQITRLARGIATGSVLEFANKEMLSDALRGRQSF encoded by the coding sequence ATGCCCGTCAAAACCTTCCCGCCGGAACAGCACCCGTTCGGCCCCGCCGTCGGCCGGCTCATCAATGAGTTTGCCGCGCTGCCGGGAATCGGCCGCAAGAGCGCGGAGCGGCTGGCGAACTACATCATCAGCGCCACGACTCCCGAGGCGATGCGGCTGGCGGAGGCGATCCGCGAGGTCAAGCAGTCGATCCGCCGCTGCACGATCTGCTTCAACCTCACCGACCAGGAACTGTGCACCGTCTGCGCGGACTCGCGCCGCGACCGGACGCTCGTCTGCGTCGTCGAGCAGCCGCGGGACGTGACGATCCTCGAGAACACGGGAGTCTTCCAGGGGACATACCACGTCCTCGGCGGCCGGCTCTCCCCGCTGGAGGGGATCGGCCCCTCCGACCTGACGATCGAAGCCCTGCAGCAGCGGGTCCGCCGCGACGGCGTCCGCGAGATCATCATGGCGACGAACCCGACCCTGGAAGGGGACGGCACCGCCCTCTTCATCTCCAACCTGCTCGAAGAGAGCGGGGTGCAGATCACCCGGCTGGCCCGCGGAATCGCCACCGGGAGCGTGCTCGAATTTGCGAACAAGGAAATGCTGTCCGATGCCCTGCGGGGGCGACAGTCGTTTTGA
- a CDS encoding YbaB/EbfC family nucleoid-associated protein: MFKGLGNIAQLMKQMGDMQSRMSEMKQKLATLRVSGTSADGLVTVEMTGDHQLVGCRVAPAALANGSDRMETAISEAVNDAVAKAKEAATREMSGVMGGDNAALQQAMSQLGLGS; encoded by the coding sequence ATGTTCAAGGGACTCGGAAATATCGCCCAGCTGATGAAGCAGATGGGGGACATGCAGTCGCGGATGTCCGAGATGAAGCAGAAGCTCGCCACGCTTCGCGTCTCAGGGACCTCCGCCGACGGCCTCGTGACGGTCGAGATGACCGGTGACCACCAGCTGGTCGGCTGCCGGGTCGCTCCGGCCGCCCTCGCCAACGGATCGGACCGGATGGAGACCGCGATCAGCGAGGCGGTCAACGACGCCGTCGCCAAGGCCAAGGAGGCCGCCACCCGCGAGATGTCGGGGGTGATGGGGGGAGACAACGCTGCCCTCCAGCAGGCGATGTCCCAGCTTGGACTCGGCTCCTGA
- the dnaX gene encoding DNA polymerase III subunit gamma/tau — protein MTDRQPQYTVLARRFRPQTFDEVVGQGHVGQSLRNAIRQQRVAHAYLFTGARGVGKTSTARIFAKALNCPNAVDGVPCNQCEVCTSIAAGSDVDVLEIDGASNRGIDDIRQLRANVNVRSMRSPYKVYIIDEVHMLTKEAFNALLKTLEEPPPNVKFIFCTTEPNKVPDTILSRCQRFDFGTIATDRIMGRLREIAEAEGRVVDEEALELVARRAAGSMRDSQSLFDQLLAFGSERVQAEDVHRLLGTAPDERIIDLIDAVIRSDRPGVLSRLHNAAEVGVELGVFSDQLLNYLRDLIVVSVGADEVPLLAVSERVRDALREQAGRWAVSTASAAMQILAEAKNRMQRVNYARSLLELALIRMTLLAELTPLSQVGGPAPASRPATPPSPGTAPRPAMPPRMPPASPAAPRPDEKKNGAEHPPAVTAPAVPPPPATPVAPPPSASRSAPEPEPEGADCAPGAQIALSAGTMATFAGELLTRLPEVMASHLKNATFAAITGPNSLDLRFPKSYGFSRMYCAKAENLKRLQQYIDELAGTPVQIRISEDASVTAPAAPVAAKPAMAERRRPTSVEGDVFVQQAVAILNATVVDVREYSGATAIEGSDSGDANADPEE, from the coding sequence GTGACCGACCGCCAACCCCAATACACCGTCCTCGCCCGCCGCTTCCGACCCCAGACCTTCGACGAAGTGGTCGGACAGGGACACGTCGGACAGTCCCTCCGTAACGCCATCCGCCAGCAACGCGTCGCCCACGCCTACCTCTTCACCGGCGCCCGCGGCGTCGGCAAGACCTCCACCGCCCGCATCTTCGCCAAGGCCCTGAACTGCCCCAACGCCGTCGACGGCGTCCCCTGCAACCAGTGCGAAGTCTGCACCTCGATCGCGGCCGGGAGCGACGTCGACGTCCTCGAAATCGACGGCGCCTCGAACCGCGGGATCGACGACATCCGCCAGCTCCGGGCCAACGTCAACGTCCGGTCGATGCGGTCGCCCTACAAAGTCTACATCATCGACGAAGTCCACATGCTCACCAAGGAGGCCTTCAACGCCCTCCTCAAGACGCTGGAAGAGCCCCCGCCGAACGTCAAATTCATCTTCTGCACCACCGAGCCCAACAAGGTCCCGGACACGATCCTTTCCCGCTGCCAGCGGTTCGACTTCGGAACGATCGCCACCGACCGGATCATGGGCCGCCTGCGGGAGATCGCGGAGGCGGAAGGCCGCGTCGTCGACGAGGAAGCCCTGGAACTCGTCGCCCGCCGCGCCGCCGGATCGATGCGGGACAGCCAGTCCCTGTTCGACCAGCTCCTCGCGTTCGGCAGCGAACGGGTTCAGGCGGAGGACGTCCACCGGCTGCTCGGGACCGCCCCGGACGAGCGGATCATCGACCTCATCGACGCCGTCATCCGCAGCGACCGGCCCGGCGTACTGTCGCGGCTCCACAATGCGGCGGAAGTCGGCGTCGAGCTGGGGGTCTTCAGCGACCAGCTCCTGAACTACCTGCGGGACCTGATCGTCGTGTCCGTCGGCGCGGACGAGGTGCCGCTCCTGGCGGTCTCGGAACGCGTCCGGGATGCCCTCCGCGAGCAGGCCGGACGCTGGGCGGTGTCGACCGCCAGCGCGGCGATGCAGATCCTGGCCGAAGCGAAGAATCGCATGCAGCGGGTCAACTACGCCCGTTCCCTGCTGGAACTGGCCCTGATCCGGATGACGCTCCTGGCGGAACTCACGCCGTTGAGCCAGGTCGGTGGCCCGGCTCCCGCCTCCCGCCCGGCAACGCCCCCCTCACCGGGGACCGCCCCGCGTCCAGCAATGCCGCCGCGGATGCCCCCGGCGAGTCCGGCCGCTCCGCGCCCGGACGAAAAAAAAAACGGGGCTGAACACCCCCCTGCAGTGACGGCTCCAGCGGTCCCTCCGCCTCCAGCAACGCCCGTGGCTCCCCCTCCTTCAGCATCGCGTTCCGCGCCGGAGCCGGAACCTGAAGGAGCAGATTGCGCGCCTGGAGCTCAGATTGCGCTGTCAGCCGGCACAATGGCAACTTTCGCAGGAGAATTGCTCACCAGATTGCCCGAGGTGATGGCCTCTCACCTGAAGAATGCCACGTTTGCTGCAATTACTGGGCCAAATTCTCTAGATTTGCGGTTCCCGAAGAGCTATGGTTTCTCTCGGATGTACTGTGCGAAGGCGGAAAACCTGAAACGCCTTCAGCAGTACATCGATGAATTGGCCGGAACTCCTGTCCAGATAAGGATTAGCGAGGACGCCTCGGTGACCGCTCCGGCGGCCCCCGTCGCAGCCAAGCCGGCCATGGCCGAACGGAGACGCCCCACCAGCGTGGAAGGGGATGTTTTTGTTCAGCAGGCAGTCGCGATCCTGAACGCGACCGTCGTCGACGTCCGGGAATATTCCGGCGCGACGGCGATCGAAGGAAGCGATTCCGGTGACGCGAACGCCGATCCGGAGGAGTAG